In the genome of Pseudomonas sp. B33.4, the window GACGTTCTGCCAAACGGTCTTGGCCGACATCAGATTGAAGTGCTGGAAGATCATGCCGATGCGCCGGCGCAAAGCAACCAGACTATCTTCATCGAACTCGCCGATGTCGACCTGATCAATCAGCACCCGCCCCGAAGTTGGTTGTTCCAGGCGATTGATCGTGCGAATCAGCGACGACTTGCCAGCGCCGCTGCGGCCAATGATGCCGAACACTTCACCGCGCGAAATCGCCAGATCGATGCCCTGCAATGCGGCGACCGGGCCTTGGCGACCGTTGTAGGTTTTGCCCAGACCGATGAAGCGTACGTGGGCGCGATTCAGCTCGGGGTGCAGCTCGGTTTTTTCAGCATTGTGTGGCTCTGGAATTTCCAGTCGCCGTTGGATCGCGGCCGTCATGCTCAGCTTTCCCAACCGGCTTGATACAGCTTGCCGTGGGCCTTATCCAGTGCCGCGCGAACGGCTGGCGAGTGCTGGTAGATGTCGACGAATTTGATCAGGCGCGGATCGGTTTTGCTCTTCGGCTGGATAACAAACTGGATCACGTATTCCTTGTGGTCGAGGCCGTCGAACAGCAGCGCCGAACCGGCATCGAAGGTCTTCGCCAAACGAATGTAGGCGGGGTAACCCTGGACCAGATCGGCGTCGTCGTAGGCGCGCACCAGTTGTACGGCTTCGACCTGGAGGATTTTGATCTTCTTCGGGTTGGCGACAATGTCATCTTCGGTGGCTTTGTAGCCGACGCCCGGTTTCAGCGTGATCAAACCGGCCTTGGCCAGCAGTTGCAAACCGCGACCGCTGTTGATCGGGTCATTGGCGATGGCGACGCTGGCGCCCTCTGGCAGCTCATCGAAGCTTTTATATTTTTTCGAATAGAGGCCGACGTTGTTGATGATCCCGGGCGCGAACGGCACCAGATCAAAACCCGAGGCGGCTTTGGCGTTTTCGAGGAACGGGATGTGCTGGAAGTAGTTCACGTCGATGTCGCC includes:
- a CDS encoding MetQ/NlpA family ABC transporter substrate-binding protein codes for the protein MTQKTLSHPVKALALALGLFSSAVFAADAPLKIGTTAAFAIPLEAAVEEASKQGLKVELVEFTDWIAPNVSLAAGDIDVNYFQHIPFLENAKAASGFDLVPFAPGIINNVGLYSKKYKSFDELPEGASVAIANDPINSGRGLQLLAKAGLITLKPGVGYKATEDDIVANPKKIKILQVEAVQLVRAYDDADLVQGYPAYIRLAKTFDAGSALLFDGLDHKEYVIQFVIQPKSKTDPRLIKFVDIYQHSPAVRAALDKAHGKLYQAGWES